The Carassius carassius chromosome 31, fCarCar2.1, whole genome shotgun sequence genome includes a region encoding these proteins:
- the LOC132111484 gene encoding myelin and lymphocyte protein-like, with product MAAATQQMSSLPSGLRICTTVPDILYLPELVFGGLVLILVASTSVAMTSLLLLVPIITVPNPLGWVMFVSVFCFVMTFLWLIIFASGGHKNSSSWAAADFLYHLIAVVFYLSASVILANETIAMKAFSDIAYPFKYYQLDIKYYQMDIAAVVFSFIATLLYFIHCIFSAMRWKSF from the exons ATGGCAGCAGCCACGCAGCAGATGTCGAGTCTGCCCAGCGGACTCCGGATCTGTACAACCGTACCGGACATCCTCTACCTGCCCGAGCTG GTGTTTGGAGGGCTGGTATTGATCCTGGTGGCATCCACAAGTGTGGCAATGACCTCACTTTTGTTATTGGTCCCAATAATAACAGTGCCAAACCCTCTAGGATGGGTGATGTTTGTATCAGTCTTCTGCTTTGTGATGACCTTCCTCTGGCTCATCATCTTCGCCTCCGGAGGACACAAAAACAGCAGCAGCTGGGCTGCAGCG GACTTCTTGTATCACCTGATTGCTGTTGTATTCTATCTGAGCGCCTCAGTGATCCTGGCCAATGAGACTATTGCCATGAAAGCGTTTTCGGACATAGCATATCCCTTTAAGTACTATCAATTGGACATTAAGTACTATCAAATGGACATTGCAGCTGTG GTGTTCTCGTTTATTGCCACATTGCTGTACTTCATCCATTGCATCTTTTCTGCTATGCGATGGAAATCCTTCTAA